The following proteins are encoded in a genomic region of Dioscorea cayenensis subsp. rotundata cultivar TDr96_F1 unplaced genomic scaffold, TDr96_F1_v2_PseudoChromosome.rev07_lg8_w22 25.fasta BLBR01000357.1, whole genome shotgun sequence:
- the LOC120254132 gene encoding glutathione S-transferase 2-like, with protein MASDSKDIAGPAQEKLKLKLYSYWQSNCSQRVIIVLNLKGLDYEYKAVDLLKGDQFDLEFEKLNPIGYVPVLVDGDAVVGDSYAIVLYLEDKYPQHPLLPKDLKKKALNLQVASIVCSSIQPFHNLLIQKFMETKFNADEKLKLVQHHVEKGLSALEKLLKDVPGKYATGDEVLLADVFLAPQLNFAVTWLGIDTTQYPRLARADVAYNELPAFQAALPERQPDYPSSS; from the exons GATATTGCTGGACCGGCACAAGAGAAGCTGAAGCTGAAGCTGTACAGCTACTGGCAGAGCAATTGCTCTCAGCGTGTCATCATTGTTCTCAATCTAAAAG GTTTGGATTATGAGTACAAGGCAGTGGATCTTCTGAAAGGTGATCAATTTGATCTAG AATTTGAGAAGTTAAATCCAATTGGTTATGTGCCGGTATTGGTGGACGGAGACGCAGTAGTTGGTGATTCTTATGCTATTGTTCTT tatttggAGGATAAGTACCCTCAACATCCATTGCTCCCCAAGGATCTCAAGAAGAAGGCTCTTAATCTCCAG GTAGCAAGCATTGTTTGTTCAAGCATTCAACCCTTTCACAATCTGCTCATACAA AAATTCATGGAAACTAAATTTAATGCTGATGAGAAACTCAAGTTGGTTCAACATCATGTTGAGAAAGGCCTTTCTG CTCTGGAGAAGCTCCTAAAGGATGTTCCTGGAAAATATGCTACAGGAGATGAAGTCCTACTG GCCGATGTGTTTTTGGCTCCACAGCTTAATTTTGCAGTAACATGGCTAGGAATTGACAcg ACTCAATACCCAAGATTGGCCAGAGCTGATGTTGCATACAATGAACTTCCTGCATTCCAAGCTGCTCTTCCAGAACGGCAACCAGATTACCCTTCTTCATCTTAA